The Candidatus Margulisiibacteriota bacterium genome segment CATCCATGAAAACATGGAACGGATTTTCGCGATGCTTGAGAAGCACAATCAAAAGGCAACTTTTTTTTGTTTGGGTTGGATAGCCGAAACTTATCCTGAAGTTATCAGAGATATTGTAGCCAGAGGATATGAGGTTGGAACACATACCCGCATGCATCAACTGGTATATGAACAAACGCCAAAGGAATTCAATAAAGATGTTGAATTTTCGGTAAAAACGCTGGAAGATATCACCGGGCAAAAGGTAAAATACTTCCGTGCCCCCGGATTTTCCATCAGAGAAGATAACAAATGGGCATTTGAAGTGTTGGTGAAAAACGGAATCGAAGTGGATAGCTCGGTATTTCCGGCACCAAGGGCGCATGGCGGATTACCTACTTACACAGAGCCAGTCCCCTCCCTGTTAAAGTATAATGGCATTGAATTAAAGGAATTACCGATTAATTATCATAATATGTTGGGAGTTCCTGTTATTTTCAGCGGAGGAGGGTATTTCAGGTTGTTTTCTTATAACCTGATTAAACGCTGGACGTCACAATCCGGCTATGTGATGAGTTATTTACATCCACGTGATTTTGATGCTGCACAACCTATGATAAAAGAACTCCCAATGATGAGAAGGTTAAAAGCATATGTAGGCTTGAGCGGAGCAAAGAAGAAATTAGATAACTGGCTTACTGATTTTGATTTTGTCGATGTTGAGACTGCGGTGAGGCAAATTGATTGGGAGACTGTACCTGTAGTAAAAATATAAAGAAATATTAATTGTTGAAATAATCATGAACATCGACTGTTTTTAGTTTCCTCCAGAATATCAAGTATTTATTAATCCCTCACATCTCCTCCAGGGTCAAACAACAAGTTTCAATATTGTATTTAGTCGCTCCTTATAAG includes the following:
- a CDS encoding polysaccharide deacetylase family protein, whose translation is MNILTFDIEEWFHLLDNESTKTAKEWKNYDSRIHENMERIFAMLEKHNQKATFFCLGWIAETYPEVIRDIVARGYEVGTHTRMHQLVYEQTPKEFNKDVEFSVKTLEDITGQKVKYFRAPGFSIREDNKWAFEVLVKNGIEVDSSVFPAPRAHGGLPTYTEPVPSLLKYNGIELKELPINYHNMLGVPVIFSGGGYFRLFSYNLIKRWTSQSGYVMSYLHPRDFDAAQPMIKELPMMRRLKAYVGLSGAKKKLDNWLTDFDFVDVETAVRQIDWETVPVVKI